GAGAGCTTTCCTAAACAATTCCATTAAAAGCTAAATGTATTAAATGCTGTTTTTAATATATTATCAGCAATATATTTATGCATAGCAGTTGTTGGGTGAGTCACTCCCCAGAATACATAAGCATCAGATCCATAGTCTGCGCATTCATCCGTAAGATTATGACTATATAAATAATCTCGAGAAGAGCTACGATTAATATCTAAGCAAGCATCTTTCGAATTTTTGAATCCATGTTTTTTAGGGTTTTTTGTGATGTTTGAAAACAGTTTTTCTGCATCAAATAAAACAATATTATAGCCTTGCAGCTGATAATAATTAGCCTGACCTTTAATAAATACATTAAACTCTTTAATTTGAGCGCTTACTTTTTGTATCTCAGCTTGCGAAGAGTATTTAAATTGTGGTGCTTGACTTGCATCAGGTAAAGTTAATACCAATATATTTTTTGCTCCCGAATCGGTTAAACGAATAAGTGCACTACTAAAATCTGCCTTAACGTCTGACATCTTTCGGTGGTAATTCATAAAGTCATTTAATCCAAATTCTAAGGTGAATAAGGTATTTTCTGGATTATAATTTAGCGCCATTTTCATATAAGTTAAATAAGAGCTTACTTGACCATATACCCCCGTTAATACTAAGTATTTATCTTGCCCTGCAGCCCCTCCGACAGCCCAATTATACAATGGGATATTTTTTTCTTTTGCTAAGTATTCAGTCCATACAAAACCATTAGAGAAATGCCCTAAAAACCATGCGTTACGATTCGGAAATAACCACTGTGAACCATTAAATATATTTCCAGTGTCTGATAGGCTGTCACCAAATGCGATTATCCGATTAATTTTACTTTCCATTACGAGTGCATCATTACTCCAAATTGCATGGTTATATGACATACCATGATCTGATGCAAAGTAGGTTATATCTGCAGTCTCATGTTCCACATTCAGTGTTTTTTTACAACGATCTTGGATATTAGATTGTGATTCAAAACTATAAAACATATTTTTATAAGATGTTGAAGACCACCAATAACCTGAAATTGTATAATAACTTCCATCTTCGGCGAGTGCCCACTCCCATTCAGTAGCAGGATCATTATGATCCGTATGTGGTCGATACCAGCAACGAACATAGGTATAAGTTTCAGAGTATTTAATTTTCAAAATACTCGAGCTATTTAACGGTTCAACGGTTGGAGGTACTTGTGTAGCAAAAGCACTTGCACCACAAAGGAGTAATAAAGATAATAATAATGTTTTTGGGATCATAATATTCTGCAGCTTAATATGTGGAACTTGTAATAAATGATCTGATTTAGATCTTTAATATCCCCATAAAGACAATACTAAATATATGATCTAACAAATCACTTCCAAATAAATATAAATGTGTATATTTTGTATATGGTAACTTATTGACCTTAACCTGCCAAGCTAAAACAAACCACAACCCGCCTACAGCCCATGTAACATAAGGACTTAAGCGCAATGGATTTTAAAAAAATCGAGACAAAACAAGTCACTAAAAGCATCATTAGATGAGTACAATAGACAATTTTCCTGCCCTTTATTTTTATTCCAAACATCAATATAGGAAAATATCACTAAATATAATGTTAACTATTAAGATCTAATACAGATCCTTATTCACTTAATAAATAGGTTAATAAGCTGTATAGGTCATCTAGCCAATCCTTTAACGAAAAAACCCCAGCACATCAAAGAAGGACTGGGGTTTATCGTTGGAATTTATTAAGAGAGGCGCTTGGCGACGGTCGGGAGTCGCGGAGCTCCTCCGATCAAATACATCGCTGTCGCGATACTCGCCCTACTATCACACTAAAGGAAAGCAACTTTGTTGCGCTGTTTATTTCCCATGTTCGAGAGTAGGTCATAAATCGCAGGCAATAAAAAACCCAGTCAGAAAAAACCGACTGGGTTATTCTTGTCTTTTATAAAGAGAGGCGCTTGGCGACGGTCAGGGCTCGCAGAGCTCA
The sequence above is a segment of the Psychromonas sp. CNPT3 genome. Coding sequences within it:
- a CDS encoding SGNH/GDSL hydrolase family protein; translated protein: MIPKTLLLSLLLLCGASAFATQVPPTVEPLNSSSILKIKYSETYTYVRCWYRPHTDHNDPATEWEWALAEDGSYYTISGYWWSSTSYKNMFYSFESQSNIQDRCKKTLNVEHETADITYFASDHGMSYNHAIWSNDALVMESKINRIIAFGDSLSDTGNIFNGSQWLFPNRNAWFLGHFSNGFVWTEYLAKEKNIPLYNWAVGGAAGQDKYLVLTGVYGQVSSYLTYMKMALNYNPENTLFTLEFGLNDFMNYHRKMSDVKADFSSALIRLTDSGAKNILVLTLPDASQAPQFKYSSQAEIQKVSAQIKEFNVFIKGQANYYQLQGYNIVLFDAEKLFSNITKNPKKHGFKNSKDACLDINRSSSRDYLYSHNLTDECADYGSDAYVFWGVTHPTTAMHKYIADNILKTAFNTFSF